The nucleotide window CAGATAATATATCTCTTTTTTCTAAATCTCTGCGATTTTCATGCGATTATTTAGCTCTTTTTTTATCATATAAGAACTCTAAAATTGTTGAAACTGCTCTAGTATATGGAGCATCGAAACCTTGTTTTTCACAGTTTTTAATAACGACTCCACAAATATCTTCAAGTTCTAAATCTCTATTTTTTTCTAAATCAATTAACATTGAAGGTTTTATTGATTCAAAATTTGTCATTAGTTCAAACATCTTATTTACATTCTCTTTTGGGATATTAACTCCTGCAGTTTTTGAAGCAAGTGCTGTTTCACTCATAAGCCCATAAATTAGTTTTGAAACTTTTTTATCATTTATTAACCTTCCTGTTTTTTCACCTAAAAGTGCACAAATTGCATTTACACCATTATTAATGATAAGTTTATTCCAAAGTTCGAGTTTTATATTTTGACTTAAAAATGTAGTTGTATCAGTTTTATCAAGCTCTTTTTTTAGATTTTCTAAAAACTCTTGATTTTGTTTTGTTGGGTACATTGCTCCTAAAATAGTTTGAACTTCTCCTGTTGATTCCACATGTCCTAAAGTAATTGTATGAGCTGCAATTAGTCTTGTTAATCCACCAATTACATACTCTTTATTATAATGTTCACACATAATATCTTCATTTTCAACACCATTTTGCAAAGAGATAAAATATGGAATTTCTTTTTTATTTTTTATCCATTCTTCCAACTTCAAAGAAATATTTTCTGTACTCATAGATTTTGTTGCCAAAAAAATAATATCTATATCTTTTGGATTTAATTGTAGAAGTTCTTCTATACTTAAAGCTTCGATTTTTTCATTTAAACTAAATGTTGAATGTGTTAATTTTATTTTATTCTCTTTTAAATATTCAAGA belongs to Arcobacter defluvii and includes:
- a CDS encoding ketopantoate reductase family protein, producing the protein MNIVVIGAGGVGVFYGVLFHRLGHNVKFVARGKNLEYLKENKIKLTHSTFSLNEKIEALSIEELLQLNPKDIDIIFLATKSMSTENISLKLEEWIKNKKEIPYFISLQNGVENEDIMCEHYNKEYVIGGLTRLIAAHTITLGHVESTGEVQTILGAMYPTKQNQEFLENLKKELDKTDTTTFLSQNIKLELWNKLIINNGVNAICALLGEKTGRLINDKKVSKLIYGLMSETALASKTAGVNIPKENVNKMFELMTNFESIKPSMLIDLEKNRDLELEDICGVVIKNCEKQGFDAPYTRAVSTILEFLYDKKRAK